A stretch of DNA from Halioglobus japonicus:
CGGGCGCCTGGGTATTCTCGAATTCCGCGGCTTCGAAATGCCGCCCCACCCGCGCATGGCCCTGGTCCAGGCGCTGCTGCTGCGCTGCCTGGTAGCGCGCTTCTGGGACAAACCCTATCGCGGCCAGCTGGTACGCTGGGGCACCGAGTTGCACGACCGCTTCATGCTGCCCCACTACCTCTGGGAAGACATGAAATTCGTGGTCGACGACCTGCGTGAACACGGTTTCGCGTTCGACCTCGACTGGCTGTTGCCGTTCGAGGAATTTCGTTTCCCCCACTACGGCCGGGTCATGCTCGACGGTGTGGAGCTGGAACTGCGCTGGGCAGTGGAGCCCTGGCATGTACTGGGGGAGGAAACCACCAGCTTTGGCACCTCACGCTATGTAGATTCGTCCGTGGAGCGCTTGCAGATCCGCTGTACCGGCATGACCGATGGCCGCTACGTGGTGGCCTGTAACGGCCGGCGGGTACCCATGCGCCCAACAGGTGTACACGGCGAATACGTCGGCGGTGTGCGCTACCGGGCCTGGCAGCCGCCCTCGGCACTGCACCCCATGATCGGTGTGCATGTGCCACTGACGTTCGATCTGATCGACAGCTGGAACGGCCGCTCCCTCGGGGGCTGCAGCTACCATGTCTCCCACCCCGGTGGGCGCAGCTACGATTCCTTCCCGATCAACGCCTTCGAGGCCGAGTCGCGGCGGATCAACCGCTTCGACACGGTCAGCCACACCCAGGGGCCGTTCATCCCCCAGCCCGAGGTTTCAGCGCTGCGCGAGTTCTTCCCCAACGACTCGGTGCCGCGCCCAATGGAGCCGCCTCCGGAGGAACCGGCCGGCGAGTACCCCTATATTCTCGATATGCGCAGCCCCGCACCGCGCTAGCCCCGGACAGCGGGATTGCGTATATTAACCGGCCGATTTTTCGCCCCCTGCGAACAGGACAAGCCACGCAATGATTTCCAAGCAACCGCCCAGCCCCCAGTCTGGCCAATCGCAGGTACAAACCCTGCATTCGGCCCTGGACTACCCGGCGCCCGGCGGTCTGCTGGATGAGACCCGCGACGCCGACGGCGCGTTAAAGCCCGGCTGGGATTACCTGCTGGGTGCGGTGCGCGACCTTGGGCCCGAGGTCATGCGCAATCGCGAGGAAAAGGCTCGCCGCATCCTCCGCGACGACGGCGCCACCTACAACATATACGGCAAACCCGGCAGTGCCAGCGGCAGCTGGGAGCTGGACCCGGTTCCCTATATCATTAGCAGCGACGACTGGTCCCAGATCGAAACGGGCCTGCAGGAACGCTCAGAGCTATTCAACCTGATCCTGCGCGATCTCTATGGGCCTCGCACCCTGATCCGCCACGGCGCCCTCCCTCCGGAGGCACTGTTCAACCATGGCGGCTTCCTGCGCGCCTGCCAGGGTGTCCAGCTGCCCGGTGATCACGAGCTAATCATGCACGCGGTGGACATGGTGCGCCGGCCGGATGGCTCGATGTGTATCTTGTCCGACCGCACCCAGGCGCCCTCGGGCTCAGGCTATGTGCTGGAAAACCGCACAGTGATGTCGCGGGTTTTCCCCAGCCTGTACCGCGACAGCCATGTGCACCGCATCGCCAGCTTCTACCAACGGCTGCGCCACAAACTAACCTCACTCTCGCCCTCTGGCGATCTGCCGCGGGTGGCCCTGCTGACACCCGGCGCGCAGAACGAAACCTATTTCGAACACGCCTACCTCGCCAACTATCTCGGTTTCCCGCTGGTGCAAAGCGGCGACCTGGTCGTGCGCAACGGTTTCCTGTGGATGAAATCCCTGGACGGCTTAAAACGAGTCGACGTGCTGCTGCGCCGGGTCGACGATGTCTACTGCGACCCGGTGGAACTGCGCCCGGATTCACAACTCGGTGTGCCCGGGCTGCTGGAAATCGTCCGCAGCGGCCGGGTCGTGGTCTGCAATCCGCTCGGCAGTGGCGCACTTGAAAATGCGATTTTGCTGAAATACCTGCCGGGTATTGCCACGCTCCTGCTGGGCCGCGACTTACGCCTGGATACGGTGAAAACCTTTTGGGCCGGCGATGAAGCCGATCTCGCCCACATCACTCGCAACATCGACAAGTTGATCATCAAACACGCCTGGCGCGGCAGTGGCGAGAACAGCGCCTTCGGTGGCGACCTCAACGAGGAGCAACGCACCGCGTTGCTGGCGCGAATCCATCACAGCCCCTTCGACTACGTTGCACAAGAGAAGCTCGACAAACCCTACACGCCGGCCTTCAACGGCTACAATCTGGAACCACGGCCAACCCTGCTGCGCACCTTTGCGGTGGCTACCGACAGCTCCTATACCGTGCTGCCGGGCGGCCTCACCCGTATCGGCACCTCGACTAACGGCCAGCTTATCTCCATGCAGGAAGGCAGCCCTTCCAAGGACACCTGGGTCATCGCCTCCGAGCCAGAGCGTGAGGTGACGACAGAGGCCAGCATCGACAGCCTGCGCCTGGCCCAGGAATCGCCGGTGGACAGCCTGCCCAGCCGGGTGGTGGAAAATCTGTACTGGATGGGCCGTTACGCCGAGCGTGCGGAAGCCTCAATGCGCCTGCTGCGCACCGTGTTCGTGATGCTCAATGGCGAGGACCGCATCACCCCGGATGCCACACGCATCCTGCTGGAAACCGTTTCGCAGATCACTTACACCCTGCCGGGATTCACCGCGGCCACCCCCGAGCAACTGGCCAATCCGGAAGAAGAACTGCTGGAGATCATCAGCGACGGCAACCGGGTGGGCAGTGTGCGTTCCACCATCAATTCCCTGCTGCTGGCGGCCGACGAATCCAAGGAGTTACTGTCCACTGACACGATCCGGGTCATCAACGACCTGCAGGACGCTCTGGACAACCTCGACGCAGACCTGTCCGGCGGCCTGGCCTCGGCGCCGGAAGAAGCCCTTGACCCGCTCGTGACATCCCTGGCAGGCCTCGCGGGCCTTACCCAGGAATCCATGATTCGCGGCGTAGGCTGGCGGTTCATGGACATGGGCAAGCGCATCGAGCGCTCGTTGCAGACCATTGCCACCGTGCGCGGCCTGCTCTCGGAAGCGTGTGGAGAGACCGAACAGGCGACCCTGCTGACCGCCATGCTTACATCGATGGAAGCGCTGATCACCTACCGCCGACGCGGGCGCCAGCAACGCGGCCTGGAGTTGGGTGCCGATCTGGTCCTGCTGGACCGCACCAACCCGCGCTCGCTGCTATTCCAGATGGAACGCCTGCAGGAACACCTCGCCGAACTACCGAATGCCGAGCCATTGGCGGGTGAACTCGACGAAGAGAACCGCTGCCTGCTGGAGGCCATGACCACCCTGCAATTGACCCGCGTGCCGCATCTGCTGCAGGTCGCGGGCAAGCGCCGCCCTGAGGTGGAGACCTTGATGACCCAGCTGGCCGGGCTGCTGCGCGAGTTCAGCCGCTTTATCAGCGACAAACACTTCGACCATCGCAGTGGCCCAAAGCAGCTATTCACCAACACGCGGAGTGGCAGCTGATGCGGTATAAGGTTCGCCACACTACCCGCTACAGCTACCCGGCCCGGGTAACCTCCTGTTACAACCTGGCCAATGTGCTGCCGCGAGACACGCGGCGCCAGCGCTGCCTGAACAGCAATGTCACGGTGTCGCCGATGCCGGCGGTGAGCCGCTCGCGCACCGACTACTTCGGCAACCACGCCTACCAGTTTGAGATCCAGAAGGCCCACAAGGAACTGGTGATTACCGCCGAGAGCGAGATCCAGATTTCAGAAGCGCAACCGGATCTCAACCTGGACTTCGGCATCTCCTATGCCCAGGCCCTGCACTACATGCGCAGTAACCGCTCGCACCACGCGCTGGAAGCGCGCGAGTACCTGCTGAACTCGCCGATGATTGCTGCGACTGAAGAACTGACCAACTACGCCCAACCCTCATTCGTCCCTGACCGCTCACTGAAGTCCTGTGTGGCGGAGCTGACCACCCGCATCTTCAGCGACTTCACCTATGACCCGGAGTTCTCGACCATTGCCACGCCCCTGAGCGAGGTACTGGAACACAAACGCGGTGTCTGCCAGGACTTCGCCCACCTGCAGGTAGGTTGCCTGCGCGCCGTAGGTATTCCCGCCAAGTATGTGTCCGGTTATATCGAGACGCTGCCGGCGCCGGGCGAGGAAAAGCTGGTGGGCGCAGATGCCACCCACGCCTGGGTTGCCTACTTCTGCCCGGACGAAGGTTGGCTGGAGTTCGACCCCACCAATGACACTGCCGCCCAGACCCAACACATCGTCACCGCCTACGGCCGCGACTTCCTCGACGTGACGCCGGTAAAGGGTGTGATTTTCGGCGGTGGCAGCGCGCCGGCGCTAGACGTCTCGGTCGACGTAAGCCGGGTCAGCGAAGACTAAAAAATCTGCTAGAATTCCCCGTCTCAAAACCTCCCAGAGATTAACCCGCCCATGGCCCAATACGTTTACACCATGAACCGTGTCGGCAAGATCGTGCCGCCCAAGAAAGAAATCCTGAAGGACATCTCCCTGTCGTTCTTCCCCGGCGCCAAGATCGGCGTACTGGGCCTGAACGGCGCCGGTAAGTCCACCCTGCTGAAAATCATGGCCGGTATCGACACCGACATTATCGGTGAGGCGCGCCCCCAGCCCGGCATCAAGATCGGCTACCTGCCCCAGGAGCCGCAGCTGGATCCGGAAAAAGATGTGCGCGGCAACGTGGAAGAAGGCGTTCAGGACGCCATCGATGCGCTGGCGGGGCTGGAGAAGGTGTACGCCGATTACGCCGAGCCCGATGCCGACTTCGACGCCCTCGCCAAGAAGCAGGCCGAGTTTGAAGACATCATCCAGGCCACCGACGCCCACAACCTCGACCACCGCCTGGAAGTGGCCGCCGACGCCCTGCGCCTGCCGCCTTGGGACGCCGACGTCACCACCCTTTCCGGTGGTGAACGCCGCCGCGTGGCCCTGTGCCGCCTGCTGCTCTCCAACCCCGATATGATTCTGCTCGATGAGCCCACCAACCACCTGGATGCAGAATCCGTGGCATGGCTGGAGCGCTTCCTCGAGAGTTTCCCCGGCACCGTGGTGGCCATTACCCACGACCGCTACTTCCTCGACAACGCCGCCGGCTGGATCCTCGAACTCGACCGCGGCCGCGGCATTCCCTACGAGGGCAACTACTCAGACTGGCTGGAAGCCAAAGAGAAGCGCCTCGAACAGGAAGCCCGTCAGGAAGCGTCCCACCAGAAGGCCATCAAGGCCGAGCTGGAATGGGTGCGCCAAAACCCCAAGGGGCGCCAAGCCAAAAGCAAGGCGCGCCTGGCCCGTTTCGACGAGCTGCAATCGCAGGAATTCCAGAGCCGCAACGAAACCAACGAGATCTACATTCCCCCGGGTCCCCGCCTGGGCGACAACGTGATCGAAGTCACCAACCTCAAGAAGGGTTTTGGCGATCGCCTGCTGTTTGATGACGTGAGCTTTGTGGTGCCCCCGGCTCCATTGTCGGCATTATCGGTGCCAACGGCATGGGTAAATCCACCCTGTTCAAGATTATGGCGGGGGAAGAAACCCCTGATTCCGGCGAAGTGAAACTCGGTGAGACCGTTAAGCTGGGCTACGTTGAGCAGTCTCGCGATGATCTGGAAGGCTCTAAAACCGTCTGGGAAGAACTCTCCGACGGCAACGACATCATCCGCATCGGCACCTATGAGGTGAACTCACGCTCTTACTGCGGGCGCTTCAACTTCAAGGGCTCTGATCAGCAGAAGTTCGTGAAGGACCTTTCCGGTGGCGAGCGCAACCGCCTGCACCTGGCCAAGCTGCTGAAGCAGGGCGCCAACGTGCTGCTGCTGGACGAACCGACCAACGATCTCGACGTAGAAACCCTGCGCGCCCTGGAAGAAGCCTTGCTGGCCTTCCCGGGCTCCGCCATGGTGATCTCGCACGACCGCTGGTTTCTCGACCGCATCGCCACCCACATCCTCGCCTATGAAGACGACGGCGGCGTGGTGTTCCACGAAGGCAACTTCACCGACTACGAAGAAGACCGCAAAAAGCGCCTCGGCGCCGCCGCGGACCAGCCTCACCGCATCAAGTATCGCGCACTCAAGTAAGCGTGCTTTCACCGCGCACCGGGCCACGGCCCGAGCGCGGCACTTGGGGTCGCCGTTAGCGCGGCGACCACCCCATCCCATCGGGCTCCAGCCCGGTCTTGATCAACCCCACCCGCTCCCGGGTATCGACATCCCACACACTGACCACGTGGGAATTGGTATGGGCGACATACAAATGCTTGCCGTCGCCTGACAGCTGCACGCCGATGGGAATAGAACTGCCCGGCAGGCGGTCGCCAAACAACGTCTTGCGGGTGTGGTCCGGGGGAATGTCAAAATCGATCCGCCAGGCCTGCTTACGACTGGCCACATGAATGGCCACCAACGCGTCCGCTGCGGGCAACGAGACATAAACCAAACCCCGCGCGGCATCCGCTTCCGCCCGAATCGGGAAACCCTGCACGGGAATGGCAGCAAGCTGCTCGAGGCTACCGGTATCAAACACGGTCACCGTATCCGCAGCCCGGTTGGTCACCCACAGCTCGGCGCCGTCACGGGCCAGCGCAATGCCTTCGCTCCCCGCCCCTGACGGCAAATCCTTGAGTTTGGCGGCCGCTTTCAAATCCACCGCCGTGGCCGTCCCTGAACCGATATTCGCGGTATATACCCGCTGGCCGGCTGCATCGAGGGCGAGCATATGCGCCACCTGCTGATTCACTGCGACCTGGCTGGTGACGGCCATCGCATCGACATCCACCACCAGCACGCTGGCAATGCCCTCGGCGGTAATCACCGCGTGCTGGTTATCGATCCACTCCACACCGTGGGGCATGCTGCCCTGGGGCAGAGCCAGAGTGCCCAGCACTTTGCGCGCGGGCACATCGACAATCGTCAGCGACTGGCCGGGGCCCGCATCCCGGGTGCCATAGTCCGTCACAATCGCCTGGCGACCATCCGGAGACACGCCCACTTCATGGGGCCCGACGCCTGTGGGCAGCGTGGCCACTACCTCCGCTTCAGGCAACTGAAACAGGGTGACACTGGCTTCGCTCTTATTGGCCACCAGCAAGGTCTGGGCCTGCGTAGTAACCGCCAACAGCGAGAGGCACAGGGCCTGTGACAGGGGCTTGATCATAGTGAAATTCCGATTGTCGCGACGGCTCACATACTACGCTATAGTGGCGCCACACATCGAATAACAAGAGTAGCAGCATGAGCGATATCCGCAGCGAGCGCCGCATTTTCACCCGCGTCGCCATTGACCTCCCGGTTGAAGTCCACCAGGGGGCAGCATGTGGCCCCAGCGCACCATCGACATTTCCCTGAACGGCGTGTCCACCGACCAGCCCGACCTCTGGGACGCCCAGTACAACGAGCCTTTCACGCTAATCATCAAACTCGAAGACGGCACCGACCTGGAATTACACGCCTACCTGCAGCACGTCGAATCCATGCGCCTGGGCTTCAAAGTCCAACACGTCGACCGCGAAAATATCGAACCCCTGAGTGCCCTCCTCGAACAACACATGGATCCCACCACCCTCCAGGAAGAACTCGCCCGCCTCGACTAAACCACGGGGTCAGGTCTCAAATTTCTCAGACAACCCTGGGGTCAGGTCTTATTTTTCTAAAACAGATGTTTCAGAAAAATAAGACCTGACCCCAGGGTTCTAATACGGGTGTTTCAGACTTTTGAGACCTGACCCCAGGGTTGTCTAATCGACGGCGGCGAGGGCTTCGGAGAGCTTGGTGACGGCGACGACCTGCATGCCGGGGATGGCGCTTTTTGGGGCGTTGGCTTTGGGGACGATGGCGCGTTTGAAGCCGTGTTTGGCGGCTTCAGACAGGCGCTCCTGGCCCGAGGGGACCGGGCGGATTTCGCCGGACAGGCCGACTTCGCCGAAGATCACCATATCGCGGGGGAGCTGGCGGTCGCGGTAGCTGGACACAATGGCCAACAACAACGCCAGGTCGGCGCTGGTT
This window harbors:
- a CDS encoding circularly permuted type 2 ATP-grasp protein, producing MISKQPPSPQSGQSQVQTLHSALDYPAPGGLLDETRDADGALKPGWDYLLGAVRDLGPEVMRNREEKARRILRDDGATYNIYGKPGSASGSWELDPVPYIISSDDWSQIETGLQERSELFNLILRDLYGPRTLIRHGALPPEALFNHGGFLRACQGVQLPGDHELIMHAVDMVRRPDGSMCILSDRTQAPSGSGYVLENRTVMSRVFPSLYRDSHVHRIASFYQRLRHKLTSLSPSGDLPRVALLTPGAQNETYFEHAYLANYLGFPLVQSGDLVVRNGFLWMKSLDGLKRVDVLLRRVDDVYCDPVELRPDSQLGVPGLLEIVRSGRVVVCNPLGSGALENAILLKYLPGIATLLLGRDLRLDTVKTFWAGDEADLAHITRNIDKLIIKHAWRGSGENSAFGGDLNEEQRTALLARIHHSPFDYVAQEKLDKPYTPAFNGYNLEPRPTLLRTFAVATDSSYTVLPGGLTRIGTSTNGQLISMQEGSPSKDTWVIASEPEREVTTEASIDSLRLAQESPVDSLPSRVVENLYWMGRYAERAEASMRLLRTVFVMLNGEDRITPDATRILLETVSQITYTLPGFTAATPEQLANPEEELLEIISDGNRVGSVRSTINSLLLAADESKELLSTDTIRVINDLQDALDNLDADLSGGLASAPEEALDPLVTSLAGLAGLTQESMIRGVGWRFMDMGKRIERSLQTIATVRGLLSEACGETEQATLLTAMLTSMEALITYRRRGRQQRGLELGADLVLLDRTNPRSLLFQMERLQEHLAELPNAEPLAGELDEENRCLLEAMTTLQLTRVPHLLQVAGKRRPEVETLMTQLAGLLREFSRFISDKHFDHRSGPKQLFTNTRSGS
- a CDS encoding transglutaminase family protein, giving the protein MRYKVRHTTRYSYPARVTSCYNLANVLPRDTRRQRCLNSNVTVSPMPAVSRSRTDYFGNHAYQFEIQKAHKELVITAESEIQISEAQPDLNLDFGISYAQALHYMRSNRSHHALEAREYLLNSPMIAATEELTNYAQPSFVPDRSLKSCVAELTTRIFSDFTYDPEFSTIATPLSEVLEHKRGVCQDFAHLQVGCLRAVGIPAKYVSGYIETLPAPGEEKLVGADATHAWVAYFCPDEGWLEFDPTNDTAAQTQHIVTAYGRDFLDVTPVKGVIFGGGSAPALDVSVDVSRVSED
- a CDS encoding cytochrome D1 domain-containing protein, coding for MIKPLSQALCLSLLAVTTQAQTLLVANKSEASVTLFQLPEAEVVATLPTGVGPHEVGVSPDGRQAIVTDYGTRDAGPGQSLTIVDVPARKVLGTLALPQGSMPHGVEWIDNQHAVITAEGIASVLVVDVDAMAVTSQVAVNQQVAHMLALDAAGQRVYTANIGSGTATAVDLKAAAKLKDLPSGAGSEGIALARDGAELWVTNRAADTVTVFDTGSLEQLAAIPVQGFPIRAEADAARGLVYVSLPAADALVAIHVASRKQAWRIDFDIPPDHTRKTLFGDRLPGSSIPIGVQLSGDGKHLYVAHTNSHVVSVWDVDTRERVGLIKTGLEPDGMGWSPR
- a CDS encoding PilZ domain-containing protein; its protein translation is MWPQRTIDISLNGVSTDQPDLWDAQYNEPFTLIIKLEDGTDLELHAYLQHVESMRLGFKVQHVDRENIEPLSALLEQHMDPTTLQEELARLD